From a single Mycolicibacterium moriokaense genomic region:
- a CDS encoding N-acyl-D-amino-acid deacylase family protein: MTFDLVIRNGTIVDGLGGEPYVGDVAVSNGVIAAVGTVDGTGEREIDATGLLVTPGFVDLHTHYDGQAIWSDRMNPSSAHGVTTAVMGNCGVGFAPCRPEDHDVLVDVMAGVEDIPGVVMVDGLPWTWETFPEFMDALDSRRRDIDVAAFLPHSPLRVYVMGQRGVDREPATAEDLSLMRKLAAEAVRAGALGFASSRLTLHKTIQGQPIPSYDVDYAEIEAIARGIEDAGGGLLQFVPDLMASDYQESLGAVFDVAGEVGLPVTFTMAIGNAGPPIHLDALTMVEKANANGGDVTGQIFPRPIGLILGLELSGNPFVMYPSYQEIADLPLAERVARMRDPQVRERILNDHPSSDGHPLMFAAQAWDYMFPLGDPPNYEPAPSDSIGARARARGVNPLEEAYDRLLDDDGHAMLLVTLANFRDGSLDTVADLIQRDDVILGLGDGGAHYGMICDASYPTYLLTHWVRDRKSGRLPLKQVIKELTSVPARIAGLHDRGRLAVGYKADVNVIDADALHLHRPVVKTDLPAGGRRLDQTADGYVMTMVSGEVIAESGQPTAARPGKLIRGRQPAPADG; this comes from the coding sequence ATGACATTCGATTTGGTCATTCGCAACGGCACCATCGTCGACGGTTTGGGCGGCGAACCATACGTCGGTGACGTCGCCGTCTCCAACGGGGTGATCGCGGCCGTCGGCACCGTCGACGGTACGGGCGAGCGGGAGATCGATGCGACGGGCCTGCTCGTCACGCCCGGCTTCGTCGACCTGCACACCCACTACGACGGGCAGGCCATCTGGAGCGACCGGATGAACCCGTCGTCGGCGCACGGCGTGACGACCGCAGTGATGGGCAACTGCGGCGTCGGCTTCGCCCCGTGCCGCCCCGAGGACCACGACGTGCTCGTCGACGTGATGGCCGGTGTCGAAGACATCCCCGGCGTCGTGATGGTCGACGGGTTGCCGTGGACCTGGGAGACCTTCCCGGAGTTCATGGACGCGTTGGATTCACGCCGTCGCGACATCGACGTGGCCGCCTTTCTCCCGCACTCCCCGCTGCGCGTGTACGTGATGGGGCAGCGCGGCGTGGACCGCGAACCCGCCACCGCCGAAGACCTTTCGCTGATGCGCAAGCTCGCCGCAGAAGCGGTACGCGCCGGCGCGCTGGGTTTCGCGTCGTCGCGCCTGACACTGCACAAAACCATTCAGGGTCAACCCATTCCGAGTTATGACGTCGACTACGCCGAGATCGAGGCGATCGCGCGCGGCATCGAAGACGCGGGCGGCGGGCTGCTGCAGTTCGTGCCCGACCTGATGGCGAGCGACTACCAGGAATCCCTGGGTGCGGTGTTCGACGTCGCGGGCGAAGTCGGGCTGCCCGTGACGTTCACGATGGCGATCGGCAACGCAGGCCCGCCGATCCACCTCGACGCGCTGACGATGGTGGAGAAGGCCAATGCGAACGGTGGCGATGTCACAGGCCAGATCTTCCCGCGGCCGATCGGCCTGATCCTCGGGCTCGAGCTGTCGGGCAACCCGTTCGTGATGTACCCGTCCTATCAGGAGATCGCGGACCTGCCGCTGGCCGAGCGTGTCGCCAGGATGCGGGATCCGCAAGTGCGCGAACGCATCCTGAACGACCATCCGAGTAGCGACGGACATCCGCTGATGTTCGCCGCCCAGGCGTGGGACTACATGTTCCCGCTCGGCGATCCGCCGAATTACGAGCCGGCACCGTCGGATTCGATCGGTGCCCGGGCCCGGGCGCGCGGGGTGAACCCGTTGGAGGAGGCCTACGACCGTCTCCTCGACGACGACGGGCACGCGATGCTACTGGTCACACTGGCCAACTTCCGCGACGGCTCGTTGGACACCGTCGCTGATCTGATCCAGCGCGACGACGTGATACTCGGCCTCGGGGACGGCGGTGCGCACTACGGAATGATATGTGACGCAAGCTATCCCACGTACCTACTGACGCACTGGGTCCGCGATCGCAAGTCCGGGCGGCTGCCGCTGAAGCAGGTGATCAAGGAACTCACGTCGGTGCCCGCCCGGATCGCCGGTCTGCACGACCGGGGTCGCCTCGCCGTCGGGTACAAGGCCGACGTGAACGTCATCGACGCCGATGCGCTGCACCTGCACCGGCCGGTCGTCAAGACCGATCTGCCCGCGGGCGGACGTCGCCTGGACCAGACCGCCGACGGCTATGTGATGACGATGGTGTCGGGAGAGGTCATCGCGGAGAGCGGACAGCCCACCGCCGCGCGTCCCGGCAAGCTGATCCGGGGTCGTCAGCCCGCGCCCGCCGACGGATGA